One Pararhizobium sp. IMCC3301 DNA segment encodes these proteins:
- a CDS encoding TRAP transporter small permease has protein sequence MERLSRFSGIVFGVSMLLLSVLICAEVLLRKFFAFSLGGVDELGGYAVAIVAPLAFVVAAADSAHIRINLLHTQLPVQLRALLNLLAFASLALLALFLLYFTVTTVQDTLNYRSIAQTPWATPLIYPQSVWLLAMAIFAAAALIMFLRALKLAVERDWTTLDRKYGPGSADEEVVAELEDLKKRQEISR, from the coding sequence ATGGAAAGACTGTCACGGTTTTCAGGTATTGTGTTTGGCGTGAGCATGTTGCTGCTCTCGGTCCTCATATGTGCCGAAGTGCTGCTCAGAAAATTCTTTGCCTTTTCCCTTGGTGGGGTGGATGAACTTGGCGGCTATGCAGTCGCCATTGTCGCCCCTCTGGCCTTTGTGGTCGCAGCTGCAGACAGCGCTCATATCCGCATCAACCTGTTGCACACGCAGCTTCCCGTGCAGTTGCGTGCGCTTTTGAACCTGCTCGCCTTTGCCTCTCTGGCATTGCTGGCACTGTTTCTTCTGTATTTCACTGTGACGACTGTTCAGGACACGCTGAACTATCGCTCCATAGCGCAAACACCGTGGGCGACACCGTTGATTTATCCGCAATCGGTTTGGCTGCTCGCCATGGCCATTTTCGCGGCGGCAGCCCTCATCATGTTTCTTCGCGCGCTGAAGCTGGCAGTTGAGCGGGACTGGACCACGCTGGATCGGAAATATGGTCCCGGATCAGCTGACGAGGAAGTTGTCGCCGAGTTGGAAGATCTGAAAAAACGGCAGGAGATCTCACGATGA
- a CDS encoding TRAP transporter substrate-binding protein: MSYRVLTATLTTALLFSSAALAEPTTFKVLGQPAGSGLIAQNKEKPFFEAMGESTGLDATAQYIPVDVAGVPDSDGLRVLKSGLFDIVSIRGPQVSRDEPSILGLDLIGLNTSFEAGRKHMDAFVGTVDARLQKQFNAKLLGVWPAGPQVVFCKPEINGLEDLKGLKVRVGDQSAANFVSGLGATGVPMPFGEVQQSLTRGVVDCAITGPASANSAGWPEATTTVLPIALQLAVNGYAINLDKWETLSSEDQEKLQASITTLTDDIWAYSEELFIDAMNCNTGQEPCELGKPYNLKAAPVTDADIATVAAAVGKVSLPVWAEQCNAVFPECEKIWRETIGVQLGL; this comes from the coding sequence ATGTCATATCGAGTCCTGACTGCAACGTTGACAACCGCACTGCTGTTTTCCTCAGCTGCCTTGGCAGAGCCGACGACTTTCAAAGTGCTCGGGCAACCGGCCGGCTCCGGATTGATCGCGCAGAACAAGGAGAAACCGTTTTTTGAAGCCATGGGCGAGAGCACGGGTCTTGATGCCACAGCACAATATATTCCGGTGGATGTGGCTGGTGTCCCGGACTCCGACGGTCTGCGCGTCCTGAAATCCGGCTTGTTCGATATTGTCTCTATCCGTGGCCCACAGGTCAGCAGAGACGAGCCGAGCATTCTTGGTCTCGATCTGATAGGTCTGAACACCAGTTTTGAAGCCGGCAGGAAGCATATGGATGCGTTCGTTGGCACAGTGGATGCGCGGCTGCAGAAACAATTCAATGCAAAGCTTCTGGGCGTATGGCCAGCGGGTCCGCAGGTCGTGTTCTGCAAACCGGAAATCAACGGGCTTGAGGATCTGAAGGGCTTGAAAGTCCGTGTTGGTGACCAGAGCGCGGCAAATTTTGTATCCGGCCTTGGTGCAACAGGCGTGCCGATGCCGTTCGGAGAGGTTCAGCAATCCCTGACACGCGGTGTGGTTGATTGCGCAATCACCGGGCCGGCCTCTGCCAATTCTGCGGGCTGGCCGGAAGCGACTACCACGGTTCTGCCGATTGCGCTCCAGCTTGCCGTCAACGGATACGCCATCAATCTGGACAAATGGGAGACGCTGTCTTCTGAGGATCAGGAGAAACTGCAGGCATCCATCACCACTTTGACAGATGATATCTGGGCCTATTCGGAAGAACTTTTCATTGATGCGATGAATTGCAATACCGGTCAGGAACCTTGCGAGCTGGGTAAACCCTATAATCTGAAAGCTGCGCCAGTCACCGATGCTGACATTGCAACCGTGGCTGCAGCTGTCGGCAAGGTATCGCTGCCTGTCTGGGCCGAACAGTGCAATGCAGTGTTCCCGGAATGTGAAAAAATCTGGCGCGAGACCATCGGCGTACAGCTCGGTCTTTAG
- a CDS encoding GntR family transcriptional regulator: MTIEHTNKSLTGCVADRLRQMIVLDEIPPGERLRERHLAAVLNVSRTPLSKAFAILAAEGLVDLSPNRGATVSGFSSEDVIEKLMVLAALERLAGELACDNATDDEIAEIRALHHEMLAAFSRSDRKAYFQANQAIHLAIAEASGNSALVETHGRLNTQLYRVRYVSNLNNALWPTAVEEHEHILEALAARNREKLGALLFAHLGSTSIKFEAIKDRLEVLPVPEDGID; the protein is encoded by the coding sequence ATGACCATCGAGCACACGAACAAATCGCTCACCGGATGCGTCGCGGACCGCCTGCGTCAGATGATCGTGCTGGATGAAATACCTCCTGGCGAACGACTCAGAGAGCGCCATCTAGCTGCAGTCCTAAATGTATCTCGCACGCCGCTGAGCAAGGCATTCGCGATTCTGGCCGCCGAAGGGTTGGTTGATCTGTCACCTAATCGCGGCGCAACTGTATCCGGGTTCAGCAGCGAAGACGTGATCGAAAAATTGATGGTTCTGGCTGCGCTTGAGCGGCTGGCGGGGGAATTGGCCTGCGACAACGCCACCGATGACGAAATCGCGGAGATCCGTGCGCTGCACCATGAGATGTTAGCTGCCTTTAGTCGCAGCGATCGCAAGGCCTATTTTCAAGCGAACCAGGCAATCCACCTGGCCATAGCTGAGGCCAGTGGAAACAGCGCTCTCGTCGAGACCCATGGCCGCCTGAATACTCAGCTCTACCGAGTACGATACGTCTCGAACCTTAATAACGCCCTATGGCCGACAGCCGTGGAAGAACATGAACATATTCTTGAAGCGTTGGCCGCGCGCAACCGCGAAAAGCTTGGTGCGTTGTTGTTCGCACATCTTGGCAGCACGTCGATTAAATTCGAAGCAATCAAAGACCGCCTCGAGGTGCTGCCTGTGCCCGAAGACGGGATCGACTAA
- a CDS encoding sulfatase, producing the protein MKAVFLLFDSLCRDALGCYGGRIPTPNFDRLAAKGVTFDSHYVGSLPCMPARRDLQTGRLGFMHRSWGPLEPFDDSFPELLTKGGVYSHLSTDHYHYFEDGGSTYHNRYTTYDFIRGQEGDAWVPKVAPPIAEYRNNYHALQFEETRKGHRLQGLINRERIVKEEDFPCVRTFDAGLNFLRGNGAEKNWLLQLETFDPHEPFLAPARHRSKFPTSYQGPILDWPRYKAADTTPEETDEIRANYAALILLCDEQLGRLLDEFDVNDRWDDTAIVMTTDHGFMLGEHGWWGKNQMPFFNDIANIPLIIYHPDAAHRAGTRITALTQTIDIMPTLLEIFDQPIPTDVTGRSILPLMRGETDNIRDVAIFGIYGGAVNATDGQHTYFRYPDHMETTGMYEYTLMPVHNYNMFEPRELEAAELHPGFRFTKNVPVLKIPAVPDAKRSPRQGGFYDTETRLFDLATDREQSAPFRDVGTEERFCQLIAREMDLHDAPPELYARWKVTSSRQQTKPSGTLVEPDQDNRRNA; encoded by the coding sequence ATGAAGGCGGTTTTTTTACTTTTTGACAGCCTCTGCCGCGATGCCCTTGGCTGTTATGGTGGCAGGATCCCGACACCGAACTTCGATAGGTTGGCGGCCAAAGGGGTAACATTTGACTCCCACTATGTTGGTTCTTTGCCTTGTATGCCCGCGCGGCGGGATCTGCAAACCGGGCGACTCGGATTTATGCACCGCAGCTGGGGCCCGTTAGAGCCTTTTGATGACAGCTTTCCGGAGCTGCTGACCAAGGGCGGCGTTTATTCGCATCTGTCAACTGACCATTATCACTATTTCGAGGATGGTGGATCGACCTACCACAATCGCTATACCACTTATGATTTCATCCGTGGGCAAGAAGGTGACGCTTGGGTCCCCAAAGTCGCACCCCCAATAGCCGAATATCGCAATAACTACCACGCCCTACAGTTTGAAGAAACCCGAAAGGGCCATCGCCTGCAGGGCTTGATCAACCGCGAGCGCATTGTCAAAGAAGAAGATTTCCCCTGTGTCAGGACATTCGATGCGGGACTGAACTTTTTGCGCGGCAACGGTGCCGAGAAAAACTGGCTCCTGCAGCTGGAAACTTTCGATCCGCATGAACCTTTCTTGGCCCCCGCCCGGCATCGCAGCAAATTCCCAACCTCATACCAGGGCCCAATCCTGGATTGGCCGCGCTACAAGGCCGCTGACACCACGCCCGAAGAAACCGACGAGATTCGCGCCAATTATGCGGCCTTGATTCTGCTTTGCGACGAACAGCTTGGTCGCCTTCTAGACGAATTCGACGTCAATGACCGCTGGGATGATACCGCCATCGTAATGACCACAGATCACGGCTTCATGCTGGGTGAGCATGGCTGGTGGGGTAAAAACCAGATGCCGTTCTTCAACGACATCGCAAACATTCCGCTGATTATCTACCACCCCGATGCCGCACATCGTGCCGGGACGCGGATAACGGCGCTGACGCAGACCATCGACATTATGCCGACCCTGCTTGAGATCTTTGATCAGCCAATCCCCACTGACGTTACCGGGCGGTCCATTCTGCCACTCATGCGCGGCGAGACTGACAATATCCGGGATGTCGCAATATTTGGTATCTATGGGGGGGCCGTGAATGCGACTGACGGGCAGCACACCTATTTCCGCTATCCAGATCACATGGAAACGACGGGCATGTACGAATACACGCTTATGCCTGTCCACAACTACAATATGTTCGAGCCGCGTGAGTTGGAGGCGGCCGAGTTGCACCCGGGTTTCCGCTTTACCAAAAATGTGCCTGTCCTGAAGATACCGGCGGTTCCTGACGCCAAACGCTCACCGCGGCAAGGCGGGTTCTACGACACAGAAACACGGCTGTTCGATCTGGCCACAGATCGGGAGCAGTCCGCGCCGTTCCGCGATGTAGGGACCGAGGAGCGCTTTTGCCAGCTGATTGCCCGAGAGATGGACCTGCATGATGCACCGCCCGAACTTTATGCGCGATGGAAAGTTACCTCGTCCAGGCAGCAGACAAAACCCAGTGGCACCCTGGTTGAGCCTGACCAAGATAACCGAAGGAATGCTTGA
- a CDS encoding tripartite tricarboxylate transporter substrate binding protein, whose protein sequence is MKNFTLVMAATLGLIAGPTLAQEYPSRTIEVLIHSGAGGGTDMNARALAAPLGKILGVNTAVISRKGGAGAVAMEYLADTEADGYTLSMITIGHAGTIARGAAAMDTSDFVYLGRGTSEPQVLYTSCGRFDTAADFVAAQKDESLIYGITSVGGVDDITAFLFTERGGMQPPRAVPFESGGEVVTNLIAGNVDVAVLNPGEASVQVGTGEICPTVVVAPARFSGYPDVPTARDIGINAALSTVRGFAVKAGTDPEIVAILEKAVAEAMDSEEYRAFLDSQGLDYDTSVGTAAEWEKEFTTMVSDMRAAMTALGYIQ, encoded by the coding sequence ATGAAAAATTTCACTTTGGTCATGGCCGCTACGCTAGGCCTCATCGCTGGACCAACGCTGGCGCAGGAGTATCCTTCGCGCACGATTGAAGTTTTGATTCATTCGGGCGCTGGCGGCGGTACGGATATGAACGCCAGAGCTCTTGCTGCCCCGTTGGGCAAGATTCTGGGAGTCAACACCGCAGTCATCAGCCGTAAAGGCGGCGCGGGGGCAGTGGCAATGGAATATCTGGCCGATACTGAGGCCGATGGTTACACATTGTCCATGATCACCATTGGCCATGCCGGAACCATTGCACGCGGCGCCGCTGCTATGGATACCTCAGACTTTGTGTATCTAGGGCGCGGAACCTCTGAACCGCAGGTGCTCTATACCAGCTGTGGTCGCTTTGATACAGCCGCCGATTTCGTCGCTGCGCAAAAAGATGAGTCGCTCATCTACGGCATCACCAGTGTAGGCGGTGTAGATGACATCACTGCATTCCTGTTCACCGAGCGCGGCGGGATGCAGCCGCCCCGTGCCGTCCCGTTTGAAAGTGGTGGTGAGGTGGTCACCAATTTAATCGCGGGGAACGTGGATGTAGCCGTCCTGAACCCTGGTGAGGCATCCGTTCAGGTTGGAACCGGCGAGATTTGCCCAACGGTTGTCGTAGCACCCGCACGGTTCTCTGGCTATCCTGATGTGCCAACAGCTCGCGATATTGGTATCAACGCGGCCCTGTCCACTGTGCGCGGCTTTGCCGTAAAGGCTGGCACTGATCCTGAGATTGTGGCGATTCTGGAAAAGGCCGTTGCAGAAGCAATGGATTCAGAGGAATACCGGGCATTCCTTGATAGCCAAGGGCTGGATTATGACACCAGCGTCGGCACGGCTGCTGAATGGGAGAAAGAGTTCACTACGATGGTTAGCGACATGCGCGCCGCGATGACGGCCCTTGGCTACATCCAGTAA
- a CDS encoding tripartite tricarboxylate transporter TctB family protein, translating to MPQDSNETGLERAPGARSAGILSGMAVFHLLILGVCVTAFVLTLSFAPVPPPLRRGMSPETFPRIILALIAILTLFSFLRETKTTNASKMQTIPPVFAFSVSCLLGLLLIGVSVDLLLSIFFFIAVVMWLWGERRPVFIGATAIIVPIVLFVLFSEVLGIRFPRGLIVNLIYG from the coding sequence ATGCCTCAAGACAGCAATGAAACCGGACTGGAGCGGGCACCTGGTGCCCGCTCCGCCGGCATACTTTCCGGGATGGCGGTTTTTCACCTGCTGATTCTGGGAGTATGTGTCACTGCATTTGTGCTGACACTTAGCTTTGCGCCAGTTCCGCCGCCCTTGCGCCGCGGGATGTCACCTGAAACCTTCCCGCGCATTATCCTTGCGTTGATCGCGATCCTGACACTTTTTTCTTTCTTGCGCGAGACGAAAACCACCAACGCCAGCAAGATGCAAACAATTCCACCAGTGTTTGCTTTTAGCGTATCCTGCCTTCTAGGCTTGCTCCTGATCGGTGTGAGTGTCGACTTATTGCTTTCTATTTTCTTCTTTATCGCCGTTGTCATGTGGCTTTGGGGGGAACGACGACCAGTGTTCATTGGTGCGACTGCAATAATTGTGCCGATCGTCTTGTTTGTCTTGTTCAGCGAAGTCTTGGGAATCCGATTTCCACGCGGCCTGATCGTCAACCTCATTTACGGGTAG
- a CDS encoding tripartite tricarboxylate transporter permease — translation MEFLEILTSTLDPMTLFLVVLGTLFGIVIGVLPGMGPTVACAVVLPFTAGMEPLDAITLLVAIYCAGTYGGSVSAILINTPGTPASVATALDGYPLAQKGQAGRALGIATVSSAIGGLVAVVIFILSAPALAKVAYQFGPAEYFALTVFGLCMLTTIGGDPLKSMISGLFGILLATIGLDIMTGVARFTFNNAHIADGLSFVPVLVGLFAISEFLLQSTRHGIKRETIKLDAIRLPSRDDYRQIWKTILRGTGIGTFVGILPAEGGTVAAIMSYNEERRWSKTPEDFGKGSINGIAAAESANNAATAGAMVPTLALGIPGGGTTAVILAALVMHGLRPGPQLFLEQAEFFYGIGITMALANICFFVLGLYLARHFAKVTLIPAAILWPIIAVISVVGIYSFGQSMFDVAVMLGAGVIGFFMKRYGFSPIALAIGLVLGGLVETTLRQSLVIYDGNALLLFSSPLAVVFFVMAALALLGPMIKKTISRLRIE, via the coding sequence ATGGAATTTCTAGAAATCTTGACATCGACCCTGGATCCGATGACTCTGTTTTTGGTTGTGCTTGGCACGCTTTTTGGAATTGTTATAGGTGTCCTCCCCGGTATGGGGCCGACGGTCGCCTGTGCTGTTGTTTTGCCGTTTACAGCAGGTATGGAACCGCTCGACGCAATCACTCTTCTCGTGGCGATATATTGCGCGGGCACCTATGGCGGGTCTGTCTCAGCAATCTTGATCAACACGCCTGGCACACCGGCCTCAGTTGCCACGGCGCTTGACGGTTATCCACTGGCTCAGAAGGGACAGGCCGGGCGGGCCCTTGGCATTGCAACTGTCTCAAGCGCCATCGGGGGGCTTGTCGCAGTGGTGATTTTCATCCTGTCAGCTCCAGCGCTGGCAAAAGTAGCTTATCAGTTCGGACCGGCGGAATATTTCGCTCTGACTGTGTTCGGTCTTTGTATGCTCACGACCATTGGCGGTGACCCGCTGAAAAGCATGATCTCGGGCTTGTTCGGTATCCTTCTCGCCACCATAGGTCTGGATATTATGACAGGAGTGGCGCGTTTCACTTTCAATAACGCGCACATCGCTGATGGACTTAGCTTCGTCCCGGTGCTCGTTGGTCTATTCGCCATCAGCGAGTTCCTGCTGCAGTCCACCCGTCACGGCATTAAGCGCGAGACCATCAAACTCGACGCTATTCGTCTACCGTCGCGTGACGACTACCGCCAAATCTGGAAAACGATCTTGCGCGGCACCGGCATAGGGACCTTTGTCGGTATCCTGCCCGCTGAGGGCGGAACCGTAGCGGCGATCATGTCCTACAATGAAGAACGCCGCTGGTCAAAAACGCCTGAGGATTTCGGGAAAGGCTCTATCAACGGCATCGCCGCCGCTGAAAGCGCCAATAATGCGGCCACGGCTGGCGCGATGGTGCCCACTCTGGCTCTCGGCATTCCGGGCGGCGGGACGACGGCGGTCATTCTCGCCGCGTTAGTCATGCACGGCCTGCGGCCCGGTCCACAGCTGTTTCTTGAACAGGCGGAGTTCTTCTACGGCATCGGCATCACCATGGCGCTTGCCAATATCTGTTTCTTCGTCCTTGGCCTTTACCTTGCAAGGCACTTCGCGAAAGTGACATTGATCCCAGCGGCGATCCTTTGGCCGATCATCGCAGTGATCTCTGTCGTCGGAATCTACTCCTTTGGCCAGTCGATGTTCGACGTTGCGGTCATGCTTGGAGCGGGTGTGATCGGATTTTTCATGAAGCGGTATGGATTTTCGCCCATTGCACTCGCTATTGGGCTTGTTCTTGGTGGTCTGGTTGAAACGACCCTGCGCCAATCGCTTGTCATTTACGACGGCAACGCGTTGTTGTTATTCTCCTCACCGTTGGCGGTCGTTTTCTTCGTCATGGCGGCCCTCGCTTTGTTAGGGCCGATGATCAAAAAGACTATCTCTCGACTTCGGATTGAATAG
- a CDS encoding MurR/RpiR family transcriptional regulator, with translation MTQKQDSSFLSHVRATLPKMHPAERRLGEFVCDFPGELASYDAQELAKLANVSKATVSRFVRRLGYENYDEARKHAREEQQTGSRLFLNMPKMDDVEGSLAANIVQGKANLDRTFAAINQSEIDAVASCILAARKTWVIGFRAGHPIADYLRWQLLQVTENIVSVPGAGETLGESTASIQKDDCVIMIGLRRRVAVIDTLLTQLTGKKAKLLYITDEGVAADSRPSWHFRCYTAASGPLFNHVSVMALCHMIVLRAIEISGGRARARLRSIELANDQMDEL, from the coding sequence ATGACCCAGAAGCAAGACAGCTCATTTCTGTCTCATGTGCGAGCCACATTGCCGAAAATGCACCCTGCGGAAAGACGTCTTGGCGAATTCGTCTGCGACTTCCCGGGCGAACTTGCAAGTTATGACGCCCAGGAACTGGCAAAGCTGGCCAATGTTTCCAAGGCCACGGTTTCGCGATTTGTGCGGCGGCTTGGTTATGAAAATTATGACGAGGCGCGCAAACATGCGCGCGAGGAGCAGCAAACCGGCTCGCGCCTGTTTCTCAACATGCCAAAGATGGATGATGTCGAAGGCTCTTTGGCGGCAAACATCGTGCAGGGCAAAGCCAATCTGGACAGAACCTTTGCAGCCATCAATCAATCGGAGATTGATGCAGTTGCATCCTGTATCCTGGCTGCGCGCAAAACCTGGGTTATCGGGTTTCGGGCCGGGCACCCGATAGCCGATTATCTGCGTTGGCAGTTGCTTCAGGTCACCGAAAATATCGTTTCAGTTCCGGGCGCGGGCGAGACGCTGGGCGAGTCCACCGCCAGCATCCAGAAAGATGATTGTGTCATCATGATCGGTCTGCGCCGCCGCGTTGCTGTTATCGATACTTTGCTGACCCAGTTGACCGGCAAGAAAGCCAAGCTGCTTTATATCACCGATGAAGGTGTGGCGGCGGATTCAAGGCCGAGCTGGCATTTCAGGTGCTATACGGCCGCGAGCGGCCCCCTGTTCAACCACGTGTCGGTGATGGCGCTGTGCCATATGATCGTGCTGCGCGCGATCGAAATTTCCGGGGGCAGGGCGCGGGCCCGGCTGCGTTCAATTGAGCTTGCTAATGATCAGATGGACGAGCTTTAG